The genomic DNA AAAAGGGTGATGTAACTGGCTTTTCAATGGGTGGATTTGGTGAACGTGTAGAAATCACGAAAGCAGATGATCTTACTCATGAAGAGAAAGGTATTATTCGTAAAATGGTCGGTTTCTTCAAAGGTGAAAAACACGATATTAAAAAAGGCGAAGTAAAAGATCGTTTTGTAGACGAAAGACAGAACCGCGATTTACGTGCCGTTTTTAATTTGTTCGAAGATGTGTTCTATTGGGAGATTTGGGAGAACAATCCCGATATCGATCGAATGACAGCTGCTCTTGATGATATAAAGGAAATCCTTTCTTCTATTAAAGGTGGTTATACCATTGCCAAATCAGAAGATAGTGTACAAGCAGAAAGCATTGTATTAGAAAGTATTAAAAAAGCTGGGAAAGTTTTATCCCAAAAGAATCATACAAAATTAGATGAAGCACTAGCTTTAATTACTGAAATAAAAGAAGCTGCTTCGACACAGGAGGAAGACGAAATGAAAGCAGAAGACATTGCAGAGATTGTTAAACAAGCAGTAGCACCACTAGCTACTAAGTTAGATAAGATTGAAAAGCAGGTGAATAGCGAAGAAGCAGAACCAACACCAGAAGAGC from Bacillus basilensis includes the following:
- a CDS encoding XkdF-like putative serine protease domain-containing protein, whose translation is MGYELKNANISYVSLVTKGANGRQFAIMKSESAKQPNISKQVPILKTEEEKQLVTGVVYEPDVEDSHGDTMTAEEIEKAAYTFMENYQHIDKQHDEIAGKGTVVENWIAKSDMTVGEQEVKAGTWLMTVRVDDTDTWEEIKKGDVTGFSMGGFGERVEITKADDLTHEEKGIIRKMVGFFKGEKHDIKKGEVKDRFVDERQNRDLRAVFNLFEDVFYWEIWENNPDIDRMTAALDDIKEILSSIKGGYTIAKSEDSVQAESIVLESIKKAGKVLSQKNHTKLDEALALITEIKEAASTQEEDEMKAEDIAEIVKQAVAPLATKLDKIEKQVNSEEAEPTPEEQTDEEKVAAVIQKALESFAERLENIENAASIRKGLDPDELFTPGQQPIKKSVFAGLDLK